Proteins encoded within one genomic window of Actinoplanes octamycinicus:
- a CDS encoding cupin domain-containing protein, with the protein MRKLTVADLEDHHRGATFTSVLPGHVVQKGGFRVYAQPGFRTHDEPGRHVHTVPEVFVIVQGSGAIEIEGAEVDQFSAGDVVVFEPGEDHHLISRGADPLVFTWMHLEPVP; encoded by the coding sequence ATGCGCAAGCTGACCGTGGCTGACCTGGAGGACCACCACCGGGGAGCCACCTTCACCAGCGTCCTGCCCGGTCACGTCGTACAGAAAGGCGGTTTCCGGGTCTATGCCCAGCCCGGCTTCCGCACCCACGACGAGCCCGGCCGGCACGTGCACACCGTTCCCGAGGTCTTCGTCATCGTGCAGGGCAGCGGCGCCATCGAGATCGAGGGCGCCGAGGTCGATCAGTTCTCCGCCGGTGACGTCGTGGTGTTCGAACCGGGCGAGGACCATCACCTGATCAGCCGGGGCGCCGATCCGCTGGTCTTCACCTGGATGCATCTGGAACCCGTTCCCTGA